CGCAGACCGCGCGCTCCAGCAGCATCTGGCAGACCGCGGATATGAGCGGGTCGTCGTGTATGCAGTGACCGGACTGCTCCGCAACAACGTTGGACATTGGGAGGTTCGCTCCGTGGACGCACCCAGGGGCGCTCGGGGGTTCGACCTCTACTCCGTGAAAGACGCACAGATGGCCAAGGATGCCTCCTATGGGTTCATGCTTTGGGATGGGAAGAGCCGCGGAACCCTTGAGAACGTCCACAATCTCTTGGCACAAGGAAAGCCAGTAGCGGTGCACCTCGGCCCGGTGCATCGCTTCGTAAGCCTCAGGTCGCCAGAAGACTTTCACAAGCTTGGGGTTGCACGGGCAACGGTCTTGGAGGGGCAGCATGACCTTCCCTTCGGCTCTACTCCGGGCGCTGCCCAACCCGCCACTGCATCTGACGGCCGCCGGCCGTCGCCCTTGGGGTCACCGCGACCAAGACGGCAACGTGCACTCAACGTGCGCGGCCACAGCCGAGCGCCCGCTCCAGCTCGGCAGCTCGGGCCATGATTGCCGCACCGCCAAGCGGTTTTCTACAGCCTCGTTCGGCTTATCGGGCGGATTTGGTTGACCCCTCCGAGTCCCTGCTCTACCGTGACGGCCATGGGCGTCACGTATGTGCACGCGCGGCTGCGACGATCTGACGGCCGCGGACGAACTCATGATCTGCGGTTCCTCGTTGATTCGGGCGCCATCTACTCCGTGCTTCCTGCGGAAACCTGGCGGGCGTTGCGACTCAAACCGGAGCGCCAAGTGGAGTTCACGTTGGCGGACGGTACGCCAATCGAACGCGGAGTTTCCGAGTGTCGTTTCGAGATCCGCGACAACGCCGCCACATCGCCCGTCGTGTTGGGCGAAGAGCGCGACGGCGCGCTGCTCGGAGCCGTGACCCTCGAAACGCTCGGCTTGATGCTCAATCCGCTGACCCGGGAAATCCTGCCAATGCAGATGGCCCTTTCCCGTCTGCGCCCCTCTCGGTAGCTCAACAACGCGGCTGCAGTCGGCTTGCGAAACCCTGCCGCGCGCGGCACATTCGCCTCTCATGACTCGGTTGCGTGTCGGACTGATCGGCGTCGGCAAACACGGGCAGCGCTACGCCCGTCACATCCGTGATGATCTGACAGCGGAAGTCCAACTCGTGGGCCTTGCGCGTCGGGATGCGGCGAAGGCGGCAGAGTTGGCGGCTGAGTTCGGGTGTCGTGCCTACACCGACTACCGAGAGTTGATCGCGGCGCCCGACCTCGATGCGGTGATCGTGGTGGTGCCGCCCACCTTGCATCGCGAGATCGTCGTCGCCGCCGCCGAGTTCGGCCGCGCCATCCTGCTGGAAAAGCCGGCTGCTGTGTCGCTGGCGATGGGACGCGATCTCCTCGCGCTCACCCGACCCAAGAACGTGCCCGTTATGGTGGCGCAGACACTGCGCTACAACGCGGTCGTGCACACCATCCGCCAGGCGCTGCCGTCGATCGGCGCGATTCACTCCGTGCGGGTCAGCCAGCGCTTTGAGCAATCGCCGTTAGCGTGGATAGACGACCCCGCCGTGTCCGGCGGGGGCATGGCGCTGCACACCGGCGTGCACATGTTCGACCTGATCCGCGTGCTGACGGGCCTCGAAGCGGCGCGCGTCAGTTGCGAGATGACCCGCGTGGTTACGCAACGCACGGAGGACAACTTCAGCGCGGTGATCGCGATGCACGGCGGGCGCGTGCTGGCGTCGGCGGTGGGCTCGCGCGCCACGCAGAGCCGCTGCGGCGGCATCGAAGTGGCCGGCGAACGCGCGCAGCTCGCCGGGGATCACGTCCTGCGCCGCGCCTATCGCATCGAAGGGACGACGATGACGCCGCTCGAGATTGCGCCCGCGACGCAAACGGTCCCCGACGTCGTGCGCGATTTCGCCGCCGCCTTGCGGGCGGGTCGGGCGATGCCGATTCCACTCGAAGAGGGATTGCGCGCGGTGGCGATTGCCGATGCGTGCTATCGCGCCAGCGCCGCCGGGCGAGCAGCGGCGGTGGAGGCGATCTGAGACAACGTGACTCGTGAGCCGTGATTCGTGAGTCGGATGAACAGCTCTCCAACGACTCACGACTCACGCTTCACGACTCACGATCTCACGAGCCACGATGTCACGCCATCCCCGACTGCTTCATGAACATCTGCATGTCGAAGTAGTCGCGCCACGCGGCGATCTTGCCGTTGCGGATTACGAACACTCCGGCGACCGGCAACGCGACCTGCCGGCCGGCGATGAGGAAACGGTCGATGCGCTCGTTCATCACTATGTCGTCAACCGAGGACATGTGAAGAATTTCGAACTCGATCTTCTCCGCCGGGGCGACGAACATC
This portion of the Deltaproteobacteria bacterium genome encodes:
- a CDS encoding Gfo/Idh/MocA family oxidoreductase; amino-acid sequence: MTRLRVGLIGVGKHGQRYARHIRDDLTAEVQLVGLARRDAAKAAELAAEFGCRAYTDYRELIAAPDLDAVIVVVPPTLHREIVVAAAEFGRAILLEKPAAVSLAMGRDLLALTRPKNVPVMVAQTLRYNAVVHTIRQALPSIGAIHSVRVSQRFEQSPLAWIDDPAVSGGGMALHTGVHMFDLIRVLTGLEAARVSCEMTRVVTQRTEDNFSAVIAMHGGRVLASAVGSRATQSRCGGIEVAGERAQLAGDHVLRRAYRIEGTTMTPLEIAPATQTVPDVVRDFAAALRAGRAMPIPLEEGLRAVAIADACYRASAAGRAAAVEAI
- a CDS encoding nuclear transport factor 2 family protein; protein product: MSTENENVVRKFCAAFARRNIQELLSFFAEDAVYHNVPVEPVHGHDGIRNTFEMFVAPAEKIEFEILHMSSVDDIVMNERIDRFLIAGRQVALPVAGVFVIRNGKIAAWRDYFDMQMFMKQSGMA
- a CDS encoding aspartyl protease family protein translates to MGVTYVHARLRRSDGRGRTHDLRFLVDSGAIYSVLPAETWRALRLKPERQVEFTLADGTPIERGVSECRFEIRDNAATSPVVLGEERDGALLGAVTLETLGLMLNPLTREILPMQMALSRLRPSR